One Vairimorpha necatrix chromosome 7, complete sequence DNA segment encodes these proteins:
- a CDS encoding putative SP-containing membrane protein, with product MIFLHLLLCLISATKHEEDNDSQMIQSIYGHSNLVTIDPSEMHSDEHYQEKKAGHLKFLNKKNLKEEVEICSKEKNNSSVFTADNSFKEVKIPFSCTDKNNIIKTSMFEPIYKPTTIPKDTNEKKSLYLLSFYEDNKKMIIFLVLLLVFLFITVLGFVVVLIKYL from the coding sequence atgatttttttacatctCTTATTATGTCTTATTTCAGCAACAAAACACGAAGAAGACAACGACAGTCAAATGATACAGAGCATTTATGGTCATTCTAATTTAGTTACTATCGATCCTTCAGAAATGCATTCCGACGAACAttatcaagaaaaaaaagctGGAcatttaaagtttttaaataaaaaaaacctaAAAGAAGAGGTGGAAATTTGTTCaaaggaaaaaaataactcATCAGTGTTTACTGCCGACAATTCTTTTAAAGAGGTAAAAATTCCTTTTTCTTGTactgataaaaataatattataaagaCTTCTATGTTCGAACCGATTTACAAGCCAACAACAATACCAAAAGATACAAACGAAAAGAAAAGTCTGTATTTACTAAGTTTTTACGAAgataataagaaaatgattatttttttagtccTTTTATTAGTATTTCTATTTATTACAGTATTAGGATTTGTTGTGGtcttaattaaatatctcTAA